Proteins encoded by one window of Candidatus Methylacidiphilales bacterium:
- a CDS encoding peptidylprolyl isomerase, with amino-acid sequence MLSFLNQKLKFLLIVILGVIGISFVFFGNWTPRNGGGSVNDSLAVIDGHTIRYADLANAERATRLIYMLQTGRPAPSSAQADQAFRQRTWSRLLILAAARKAGINTSDAQVYDFILQHPFFQEKGQYSDERRNNFRINFLSPQGINDARFTEIIRDELSIERMVKAVSDTTVVLPAEIEETCEKLYGKASLEYVEISESEIRKSLKPSAQEIKTFYDANPATYLDPEKRVVEYVKFPLDPKQSQLKGAERDEALRKLGQKAYEFANIFFQAYDTKQPVPDFSAEVRKQALEVKATAAFTRNESIIDSTKGKA; translated from the coding sequence ATGCTTAGTTTTCTCAATCAAAAATTAAAATTCCTGCTCATCGTCATTTTGGGCGTAATCGGCATTTCGTTCGTCTTCTTCGGCAACTGGACGCCGCGCAACGGCGGGGGTTCCGTAAACGACAGCCTTGCCGTCATCGACGGCCATACCATCCGCTATGCGGATTTGGCCAACGCCGAACGCGCCACCCGTCTGATCTACATGCTTCAAACCGGAAGACCGGCTCCGAGTTCCGCCCAGGCGGATCAGGCCTTTCGCCAGCGAACCTGGAGTCGCCTGCTGATTCTCGCCGCCGCACGCAAAGCGGGAATCAATACCAGCGACGCTCAGGTGTACGACTTCATTTTGCAACACCCGTTTTTCCAGGAAAAGGGGCAGTATTCCGACGAGCGCCGGAATAATTTCAGAATCAATTTCCTCTCGCCCCAGGGCATCAATGACGCGCGCTTCACGGAAATCATCCGGGATGAACTCAGCATTGAACGCATGGTCAAGGCGGTGTCCGACACCACGGTGGTTCTGCCTGCTGAAATAGAGGAGACCTGCGAAAAACTCTACGGCAAAGCCAGCCTTGAATACGTCGAAATTTCCGAATCTGAAATCCGCAAGAGCCTCAAACCCAGCGCGCAGGAAATCAAAACGTTTTATGACGCCAACCCCGCCACCTATCTCGACCCTGAAAAACGGGTGGTGGAATACGTGAAGTTCCCCCTCGATCCGAAGCAATCCCAACTTAAAGGCGCGGAACGCGATGAAGCCCTGCGCAAACTCGGTCAGAAGGCCTATGAATTCGCCAATATCTTTTTCCAGGCCTACGACACCAAACAGCCCGTACCCGATTTCAGCGCAGAAGTCCGGAAGCAAGCCTTGGAGGTCAAAGCAACCGCCGCCTTCACCCGTAACGAATCCATCATCGACAGCACAAAGGGAAAGGCGC